CCCATTATAGCGTAAGAAAGAATATTCATTTGTTGAATATGCAAAGTATTACTATTAGAGCGCAAGAGAATGGGGAACTAGATTATGAAGACCTTGAAAATACGTTGCAACTCAACAGGGATAAACCCGCAATTATTCTTACAACTTTTGGTACTACCATGACCGAGGCGAAGGATGATGTTTCTAGGGTAAAGCGGATTATAAAAAAGCTTGCTATTCAAAATCACTACATTCATTGTGATGCTGCTTTAGCGGGTTCATATGGCCCTTTTATTGAACCTAGGATTCCTTTTGACTTTCAAGATGGCGCCGATAGTATTTCCATAAGTGGACATAAATTTATTGGGTCTCCTTTTCCTTCTGGAGTTATCATCGCCAAGCGTTCATTAAGGGATAGAATTGCAAGGGGCATTTCGTATATAGGTTCGTTAGATACAACAATTACAGGCTCTAGAAACGGTCATAGTCCACTTTTTTTATGGTATGCTATAAAGAAAATGGGTGTAAAAGGGTTGGAAGAACGCTACCGTCATAGTTTGGAAACAGCCGAATATTGTAAACAGGAATTAATTAAAATCGGAGTTAAAGCTTGGACGAATCCTGGTAGTATTACGGTAGTGTTTCCTAAAGTAGCTAAATCCATAAAGAACAAATGGCAATTGGCCACAGATGAAGCCACTCATATTATTTGTATGCCAAATGTAACTAAACCACAGATTGATGAATTTATTCTAGATCTGGTAAGTGAAAAGGAGGCTGTGGCCGGGGTAATGTAAACAATTCTTCTTTATGATGTAAAACATCACAAAGAAGTTACTACTCTACCGGGTTGAAAATAGATGCAGCAGAAGCTTATGTTTTTGCTGCAATTTTTATATAAAATTACTTTTAATATAACTTTCTAAATCTTACATGTTTTTGTAGGTTATATTTTGTTAAAGGTTGTAAATTCACAAGTATTACAAACAAAATATTAATCTAAACCAAATGAAAAATAGCTTAGTATTACTATTGGTTTTAATCTTAGGTAATTTATGTAACTCATCAGCCCAAGAAAAATTTATAGAGGTTATGGTTAAAGACACAATAGCGTTAAAACCAATATCTTACGAATTTGAAGTCTTAAGTGATAGTAAATTTAACTATGATTACGACAATCCAAATGGGGCAAGTGAATATGCGGAAAAACTTAGAGCATCTGAAAGTAAAATAGTGAATTTGTTAAAAGAGTATAGTTATGAATTCTCGCTAAGTGGAAATCCAGATGCTAATATTACACTTGAATCAACAGACAAAAAGATATATACTGTAAAAGTTGAGGACTCTTTGGAAAAGGAACTTTTCAAGACTAGAATGAAAAAAGAAGGCGTTAATTTTTACATTTCCAATATTGATTATGAAGACAGGGATACAGAAGCCAAAACGAAGGAAATCTATATTAAATTAATGAAAAGAGCGAAGGAAAGAGCTGAGCTCATAGCAGAGTTAAATCATATGAAAGTTGGGGAAATCGTTGAAATTTCAGAGTCTAAATCAGACTTTAGTTTTATCTCAAGCTTTATCGAGAATTTTGCATATTCTCGTTCTAGTATTGGCTCTTCTACATCGTACTCATTTAATCCAAGTGTTATAGAGAAGAGTATAGTTGTAAAATATGCCGTTAAATAGAAATTCAAATTGAGTAATATTAACTTTTGCATATTTTAAAGTATTAATAAAATTAAAACTGAAATAGAAAAGTTAATACCACATAGATTGATTTCCTTTTTTGTTTGTAGATAAAATTTTAACTGCGAACGAGAAAGAGGTAATCGGGCTAAAAAGTTTTTATAAATGAGGATACAATGTTAACAGGAAGTTTTCCTGATTATGATTTTATACCCGGAATGATTTTAGTTGAATCTATGGCGCAATGTGGAGGTGCAGGTTTAAAGAAAGCCGGACTCGCAGATGGTTTTTTTGGTTTAGTGAGTATGACAGATGTGAATTTTATGAAAGGTGTAACCTATGGAGAGGAAATTAAATATGTAATTCAAAATGTTAGAGTAAGCAATAGGATAATTAAGCAAACAGGTATTGCATTTGCTCAGAATGAACCTGTTGCTGAAGCAACATGGGTTTGCGCTAGAATTGATTGAAAAAGAAATAAACGCTTTTCTCTCCTTTTACCGTTTCAAAATGGGCAGAAATGTATAATCGTTATAACCCAAAACAATGAATATGAAAATTAGTCTAAGAAACCTCATTTTTGCCAATTTCAGTCTTTTACTACTAGTTTTATCCTCTTGTGGTTCAACAAGCTCCACAGCAGAAGCGAAAAATGCAACTCCCCTAGATGGTGTGTGGAAGTTAAGCCATTTCTATAATCTTGCTAATGGAGATACGCTGATTACAGACACCTCCAAAGTACAGCATAAGATTTACTTAGAGGGGCATGTTATCTGGAATACAAACCCAGCTCCGGACGGTTCAGAATGGCATGGGTACGGCACGTACACCTTCAAAAACGATACGATTACCGAAACCTTGACATCCATGTCCAAATCCATGCAGAGTGATGTGAACACCTACATCATTCCAATAGAACGTAGTACCAACAGTTACAAACAGGTAAATACGTACAGTCGTAATGACACTGTTTTTCAGAATATTGAGGTGTATAAAAAATTGAATTAAGTAATTTATGAAAATTGATTTACTAGTAACCTTTAGCGTAACAAAAGAAGAAAACCCCGAAGCAAGTAGAGCAAAGATTGAAGATATACTTATAGACGGAGAGGAAATAAACCTAGCATATTCTCATGTAAGAGATAAAGTTTGGTTTACTACAAAGCGAATAATTGCTATGGATGTTCAGGGACTTACGGGCAGTAAAAAAGAATTTAAGTCTTTTCCGTATTCAAAAATTAGCTCCTTTTCCATCGAAACGGCAGGAACTTTTGATGGCGATAGTGATTTTAAAATATGGGTGAGTGGTGTTGGTGTTTTTGAAATTAAATTCAGAAAATCTTTGAACATCAAAAAAGTCGGGAGATTCTTGAGTGAAAAATTATTGGGTTGATCCTTTCTAAAACCCATCCAAGGCTAAGAATTATCTCTCAATTATATCCCCTAACATCTCCCATATCCAAGGTCATAGGTCCTAGTTTGTGAGAAGTAGGTAGGAAAGCACCGGTTTCCATAATTTTCCAATCGTCCCAAGTCGCTTTGAGTCCGCCTATGGGAATAATACTGACCCACATTTGGTAGCTTTCTGGTAAGCCATTAGCGCCTAGATGCCAGAGGTACGAATCCCCAGGCGTGCTGCCTCCAGACGAGTACGTAATTAGTAAAGCTTTAGAACCGTTCTCTAGGGTAACCAAACTCCGTTCTGTTCCAGGGTCAAAAACTTTAAAAGGCGCTACTAGCCAGAAGGAATCATTATTAAAAAAACCTTCGGCTTTGTTAATCAGTTCGTTTTTAGTTTCACCTATTACTTCCGAACCGTTTTCGAAAACATTACTTTTTGAAGGGTTCTTTAAGAGTAAATGAACATGATAGTCATCCCATTTCACATCAACTTTACCATTCGCTTTATCCCATTTATAATGGTGTGCCCCATTGGCAAAACTCCATTCCAAATACTTGGTTTTTGAATACGCTTCGTTGTTTATGGCGTCTAGCATCTTATGGGCAAGAGCATCGGCCTCAATTCCTGGGGTCCCTTCCGGTAGAGGCTCATTATAAATTAAATAGAGCACCCCAAAACCGATAAGAAGAATAGCGGCAACAATTAAAACGCCTTTTCCAATAATTTTCAATAGTCTTTTTATCATCTACAATCCTATTAAAAACCAACCGCAGTATCATCACCACGGTGATCGGCACCACCTTCCAAAGTACCATCAGGCAGCACACGAATGGCATCTACTTTTCCGATAATAGGCGTCCGGTCTTCATTAATGTTATAACCTTTGGATTTCAGTTCGCTCTTTAATTCATCAGAAAAACCATCTGGCTCAAAAATAACCATATCCGGTAGCCATTGGTGATGGAAACGTGGTGCGTCCACGGCCTCCTGCATACTCATATTAAACTCATATCCGTTTAAAATGGTCTGCGCCACAGCGGTAATGATAGTAGAGCCTCCCGGTGTTCCCACAACCATCCACAGTTTACCTTCCTTTTCTACAATGGTAGGTGTCATACTACTTAACATACGTTTTCCCGGTGCAATGCTATTGGCTTCGGCGCCGACAAGCCCAAACATATTAGGTACTCCGGCTTTGGCGCTAAAGTCGTCCATTTCATTGTTTAAGAAAAATCCGAGCTCGTCACAATAGAGCTTTGACCCATAGGCTCCGTTTAAGGTTGTGGTAACGGAAACGGCATTACCCTCTGCATCAACAATAGAGTAGTGGGTGGTCTCCATACTTTCCGCCATTTGCAGATTTCCTTCACGAACATCTACGGACTTAGTTGCTTTATCAAAGGAGAAATCGTCCATTCTTTCTTCAATATAAGTATCGCTCAAAAGGTCTTCCATTGGTATACTTACAAAATCAGGATCACCCAGCCAATAATTACGGTCCGCATAGGCACGGCGTGCAGCTTCTGTAAACAATTGAACCGTCTTTTCGGAATTATGGCCAAAATCGGCCACATCATACGGCTCCATCATTTTTAATATTTGGTTGATAGTGACTCCACCGCTACTTGGGGGGCTCATAGAAATAATATGAAGATCTTTGTAGCTAAAAGAAACTGGTTCTCTCCATTGTGCTTGGTATTGCTCTAAATCTTCTTCGGTAACGAAACCTCCATTCTCTTGGATAAAACTTGCCAGTACTTTTGCCGTTTCACCTTTGTAAAATCCGTCTCGCCCATCTTTGGCTATCCGGCGCAGGGTGTTTGCAAGAGCAGGATACTTTACCAAATCGCCAGCTTTACAACCAATGGGAAATGTAGTAACACTATCGTTTACTTCTAGGATAACATCACGTACATTTTCAAATCGGGCTGCTTGCTTTTCGGTAACGATAACGCCACTATCGGCCAAAGCAATTACGGGTTCAAGAATATCCGCTAACGGCAAAGAACCAAATTTTTTGTGCACCTCAATGATTCCGGCTACCGTACCTGGCACGCCAACGGCAGTTGCTCCTTTGGTACTCATACCCGGAATAACATTGCCCAACGAATCCAAATACATATCTTTTGTAGCTGATAGTGGCGCTTTTTCACGATAATCCAAAGCACCCACAGAACCATCCGCTTTGCGATAGACCATAAATCCGCCACCACCGACATTACCAGCAAAAGGGTACGCTACTACCAAAGCCATCTCAGTAGCTACCATGGCATCAAAAGCATTACCTCCTTGTTTTAAAATAGTAGCCCCAATAGTAGAAGCCTCTTCTCGTGCAGAAACAACCATGGCTTTTTCAGCAACAACACCAGTGGGTCTTGCGGGTTTAGCGGGTGCGCTTTTGCAGTTTACAAAGAGAAGAAGTAAAAGGGATTTGAGCAGAATTAAACGTGTTGGTTTCATAAGTGGGTCGGTTTAAAGTTTTAATCTATTTAAAAAATCCTATAAGCTTGTTTGTTTTTATTAAAGTGATATAAATTTTTGTTTTGAAAAGACCATAAGCTCCTCAAAGAAAGCGGTAAACTCTTCTTCAAACTTTTCATAGTGCTCCTCAAGATCTAAAATGGCAAAATTCATTTTAGATTTGTTATTCGTTCTCCGGTTCATGCCATTCAAAACTTTGGCTATACCATCCATTTTGGAATAGTTGTATATCCAATTATCAGAAATCATATACGGCATCATCCGTTGCACGCCTGCAGGCAGAATGGTATAATTGTCTTCTAGCAGGTCATAAAAATTCTCCACATAAATATCCAAAGGTGTGTCACTATAGGTATTCCAATTTTTGGCCAGGTAATGATCATAGAATATATCCACGATTACCCGGCTATAGTGGCTATAATTTTTATGCAACCGTTTACTACTTATTTTAGGAATATCATGTGTATCCGTAAAAGTGTCAATTTCGCGGTGTAAAATAATTCCCTGCTGCACCCGTTCTGGTAAATGCTTGTATTTATTGGCGCGAATACTGTCCGCTATAAAGTTTCCCAAGGTAATTTCTTGGTCTCCAAAGGAGAGGTAAATATGTGCAAGAAAATTCATAAGTCCGAATTTACAAATTGCAAACATAGTATTAGCCCTAGACCTGTATATTTGCATAAACTATTTAGAATTTAGAAAAAAATGACATTAATAAAATCGATTTCAGGAATACGTGGTACCATCGGCGGCCGTTCTGGTGATAACCTTACCCCAATTGACGCTGTAAAATTTGCAGCAGCTTATGGAATATGGCTTAAAGAGTATTCAAAAAAAGACAAGTTGAAAGTGGTAATTGGTCGTGATGCCCGTCTTTCTGGTGAAATGATTCAGAACCTTGTAGTTTCTACCTTGGTAGGATTAGGTATAGACGTTGTTGATTTGGACCTTTCCACAACACCTACCGTTGAGATTGCTGTGCCTTTGGAAAAAGCAGATGGAGGTATAATTTTAACTGCTAGTCACAATCCAAAACAATGGAATGCATTAAAACTTCTGAATGAAAAAGGGGAGTTTTTAGATGCCGCTCAAGGTGCTAAAATTCTTGATATTGCCGATAAAGAAGATTTTGATTTCTCTGAAGTAGATGATTTAGGGAGTATTACCAGAAACGATTCATATATAGATATCCATATTGATGAAGTATTGGATCTTCCCTTAGTGGATGCAGATACCATCCGAAAGGCAAAATTCAAAGTTGTGGTAGATGGCGTGAATTCTACCGGAGGTATCGCTATTCCTAAACTCTTGGAAGAGCTAGGAGTGGAAGTTGTAAAATTATACTGTGACCCAACAGGCCATTTCCCACATAATCCAGAACCTTTAAAGGAGCATTTAGGAGATATCTGTGACTTGGTAATCAAAGAAAAGGCGGACTTTGGAATCGTAGTAGATCCAGATGTTGACCGTTTGGCATTTATTGACAATACAGGTGAAATGTTCGGAGAAGAGTATACATTAGTGGCTTGTGCGGATTATGTTTTGGGCAAGACCAAAGGAAATACGGTTTCTAACCTATCTTCTTCCCGTGCTTTACG
This genomic interval from Zobellia roscoffensis contains the following:
- a CDS encoding SIMPL domain-containing protein (The SIMPL domain is named for its presence in mouse protein SIMPL (signalling molecule that associates with mouse pelle-like kinase). Bacterial member BP26, from Brucella, was shown to assemble into a channel-like structure, while YggE from E. coli has been associated with resistance to oxidative stress.), giving the protein MKNSLVLLLVLILGNLCNSSAQEKFIEVMVKDTIALKPISYEFEVLSDSKFNYDYDNPNGASEYAEKLRASESKIVNLLKEYSYEFSLSGNPDANITLESTDKKIYTVKVEDSLEKELFKTRMKKEGVNFYISNIDYEDRDTEAKTKEIYIKLMKRAKERAELIAELNHMKVGEIVEISESKSDFSFISSFIENFAYSRSSIGSSTSYSFNPSVIEKSIVVKYAVK
- a CDS encoding PH domain-containing protein; amino-acid sequence: MKIDLLVTFSVTKEENPEASRAKIEDILIDGEEINLAYSHVRDKVWFTTKRIIAMDVQGLTGSKKEFKSFPYSKISSFSIETAGTFDGDSDFKIWVSGVGVFEIKFRKSLNIKKVGRFLSEKLLG
- the glmM gene encoding phosphoglucosamine mutase, with protein sequence MTLIKSISGIRGTIGGRSGDNLTPIDAVKFAAAYGIWLKEYSKKDKLKVVIGRDARLSGEMIQNLVVSTLVGLGIDVVDLDLSTTPTVEIAVPLEKADGGIILTASHNPKQWNALKLLNEKGEFLDAAQGAKILDIADKEDFDFSEVDDLGSITRNDSYIDIHIDEVLDLPLVDADTIRKAKFKVVVDGVNSTGGIAIPKLLEELGVEVVKLYCDPTGHFPHNPEPLKEHLGDICDLVIKEKADFGIVVDPDVDRLAFIDNTGEMFGEEYTLVACADYVLGKTKGNTVSNLSSSRALRDITQKHGGTYEAAAVGEVNVVTKMKANNAIIGGEGNGGIIYPDSHYGRDSLVGTALFLMLMAEKGGTVAELRASYPSYFMSKKKIQLTPGLDVDGILKAMAEKYKDEEISTIDGVKIDFAENWVHLRKSNTEPIIRIYTEAKSQSEADKLANRVIGEIKEVAGL
- the ggt gene encoding gamma-glutamyltransferase; amino-acid sequence: MKPTRLILLKSLLLLLFVNCKSAPAKPARPTGVVAEKAMVVSAREEASTIGATILKQGGNAFDAMVATEMALVVAYPFAGNVGGGGFMVYRKADGSVGALDYREKAPLSATKDMYLDSLGNVIPGMSTKGATAVGVPGTVAGIIEVHKKFGSLPLADILEPVIALADSGVIVTEKQAARFENVRDVILEVNDSVTTFPIGCKAGDLVKYPALANTLRRIAKDGRDGFYKGETAKVLASFIQENGGFVTEEDLEQYQAQWREPVSFSYKDLHIISMSPPSSGGVTINQILKMMEPYDVADFGHNSEKTVQLFTEAARRAYADRNYWLGDPDFVSIPMEDLLSDTYIEERMDDFSFDKATKSVDVREGNLQMAESMETTHYSIVDAEGNAVSVTTTLNGAYGSKLYCDELGFFLNNEMDDFSAKAGVPNMFGLVGAEANSIAPGKRMLSSMTPTIVEKEGKLWMVVGTPGGSTIITAVAQTILNGYEFNMSMQEAVDAPRFHHQWLPDMVIFEPDGFSDELKSELKSKGYNINEDRTPIIGKVDAIRVLPDGTLEGGADHRGDDTAVGF
- a CDS encoding 3-hydroxyacyl-ACP dehydratase FabZ family protein, encoding MLTGSFPDYDFIPGMILVESMAQCGGAGLKKAGLADGFFGLVSMTDVNFMKGVTYGEEIKYVIQNVRVSNRIIKQTGIAFAQNEPVAEATWVCARID
- a CDS encoding acyl carrier protein phosphodiesterase: MNFLAHIYLSFGDQEITLGNFIADSIRANKYKHLPERVQQGIILHREIDTFTDTHDIPKISSKRLHKNYSHYSRVIVDIFYDHYLAKNWNTYSDTPLDIYVENFYDLLEDNYTILPAGVQRMMPYMISDNWIYNYSKMDGIAKVLNGMNRRTNNKSKMNFAILDLEEHYEKFEEEFTAFFEELMVFSKQKFISL
- a CDS encoding histidine decarboxylase → MNDEQQVDELLTKLIEEKNRVLGYPVAKDFDYSRLYEFFKHPINNVGDPYEDNTYKVQTHEMEREVVDFFAELFRADPTDYWGYVTNGGSESNLYGLYLARESHPKAMVYFSESTHYSVRKNIHLLNMQSITIRAQENGELDYEDLENTLQLNRDKPAIILTTFGTTMTEAKDDVSRVKRIIKKLAIQNHYIHCDAALAGSYGPFIEPRIPFDFQDGADSISISGHKFIGSPFPSGVIIAKRSLRDRIARGISYIGSLDTTITGSRNGHSPLFLWYAIKKMGVKGLEERYRHSLETAEYCKQELIKIGVKAWTNPGSITVVFPKVAKSIKNKWQLATDEATHIICMPNVTKPQIDEFILDLVSEKEAVAGVM